In one Mucilaginibacter sp. PAMB04168 genomic region, the following are encoded:
- a CDS encoding DUF3667 domain-containing protein — protein sequence MELHVAASCLNCGNPVTEKFCGNCGQSAHTHRYSFKHFIEHDFIHGVWHVDKGFFYTIAQLFTNPGHSVRGFVMGRRANYFNFVTLILLVTGISTLLSHYTHFKVSDIMSETSKQSITEFERVVNEHPKLTLLVMIPISSFFSFIWFRKAKFNYSEHLVLNSYKSSAELLVLLLFSIITIFYHNINGLAAIYYIGIQGFLFFYAVWFYYQFFSKSGYSKKSLLIRSILVPVSFFMIPVVIGIVCAILTIKSH from the coding sequence GCAGCAAGTTGCCTGAACTGCGGCAACCCCGTAACCGAAAAGTTTTGTGGCAACTGCGGACAAAGCGCACACACGCACCGGTACTCGTTTAAACATTTTATCGAGCACGACTTTATACACGGCGTTTGGCATGTAGATAAAGGCTTTTTTTATACTATTGCACAGCTTTTTACTAACCCAGGCCATAGTGTGAGGGGTTTTGTGATGGGTAGAAGAGCAAACTATTTCAATTTTGTTACCCTCATATTGTTGGTTACTGGTATTTCGACCCTGTTAAGCCATTACACACACTTTAAGGTTTCTGATATCATGTCGGAAACCAGTAAACAAAGCATAACTGAATTTGAGCGGGTGGTAAATGAACATCCCAAGTTGACCTTATTGGTTATGATCCCTATCAGCTCGTTTTTCAGTTTTATATGGTTCAGAAAAGCTAAGTTCAATTACTCCGAACACCTGGTACTCAATTCTTACAAGTCATCAGCGGAGTTATTAGTTTTGTTGCTGTTTAGTATAATTACTATCTTTTATCACAATATAAATGGCTTAGCTGCAATTTATTATATAGGTATACAAGGTTTCTTGTTTTTTTACGCAGTATGGTTTTATTACCAGTTTTTTTCTAAATCAGGCTATTCAAAAAAATCGCTGTTGATACGTAGCATTTTAGTACCAGTTTCCTTTTTTATGATTCCGGTTGTAATAGGTATAGTTTGCGCTATTCTCACCATTAAATCTCATTAA